The DNA sequence AATGAATGGTATTACTctgtgaagtgctatgagacGACTGTAGGAGCCTAAATGCATTTAAGTTGATGTTCAAcagaataaaatgcattttatgacTTAAgtaatttacattaatttaagAGGAGGCAAAAGAAGTATTTACAGTaagattattttatttcttgcacTGCAGGTGTGTGGAAGTTGGAATTTtggaatttaattaattaattggaACCTACAATGGAAATATATTgtgaattaatatttaattcatggaaaaaatgttaaatagaCATTCTCACTACCcattttttggggtttttatgAAAGTTTGACCTTTACTGTGCACAATTATGAGTGTTCAGAGTTGACAGTAGACGGTTGTTTTCAAATTCATGTGGCGAAAATGGAAAACTTCTCTGAGCTCACAGCAATTTTAAGGTGTGTACTTGCGAGCAGGATTTGTGACATTACATAGACGCCCATCCAATAGGAAACTTGCTTCAGTGTGACATGGAAACTTAAAGCCACCATTGCACATACATAAAATCTGGACATTCTGTGATGTTGAAGACACTTTTCAAAGTGACAAATAATATTTGCATTACcatatattttagtttttttttttttttaaaaagaagagggttgtatgtgtcattttaacttttttggtAAAATCCTATCAGACACGTGCTATTATTGTAACTAGAGAATGTTTATACATCTTTAAACATGCTTGGAGTggatttataataataatgcacATAAAATTCATGGAATTAAGGTTTTATAAGTTATTTAGCTGCTACGAAGTTTGCCTTTAAGATTAATAcccttttttctttaacataCTACTTCTACTGTTGCCTGTCTTTGTAAGGCACTGTGGCCAAATATAATGTGAGTACTTAGAGAGCGATGGAGTCTATAATCTAGTGGTAATTAAATAGGTTGCTAATGTGCCTCTGCTCTAATCTCATTACAAGTTTGATATGAATATATTTCTTATActacatttaatgtttaaatctgtcttaaatgtttttttgcaaCCAGTGTGCTTGAGATAAAACAGGAGTAATGTGGGTTCTTAAATGCACCATGGCCCCAGTTCTCACTCTGCTCTAGGCAACTTGGAGTCttaaattaaatctggactgaATATAATGCAATTTAATTCTTTATGACCTGTAATTACACAACTCCATTTGGGCAGAGTGAAATTCTGAGATATTTCTGTCCCAGATTGatcttttaaaatgattttgatatGCAAATAATTTGAATGAACAAAAGCCTGATAGGAATTTATGTTTTGTCCATTAATATGGGGGAAAAAACTTTTTACTCACCTCCTTGCTAAATTAGCTGCCAAAACCACACTTCTGTAGCAGATTTAGTCTTACTGAAGGACACTTGATGTCACTCTTGTCTCCTCTCTacgacttggtggtaaataccGATTTGCTGAAATTGGTGAGTATCAACCCCCAGCCATTACTGCCCCAACAGCACCGGTAGGCGGTGTTGCAACACTGGACTCACTGCAGACCCCCACACCTCCCTCCCTGGAGCAGCACCACTCCACCTGGCTATGATGTTTTGCGCACAGGGAGTCAGCATGCACACACTGGATGTTCAGCATAACTAGAGGAGCAGAAGTGAGGTGCCAGGGTGGATTTCTTTAGTCAGCCTCAACTACTTTTTATTCCACTTTAATCATCTTAACTCCTATTTTTATGATTATGTTGACAATGCATCGTTCATTCGTCGTTTTTGTGAGTTTTATAAAACTGTCCCCCTTCCGCCGCACAGCATTTGTTTTCACGGTGGTTGTTGTTTATCCGTTCGTATTTGGCTGAATTTGACCTCCGGTGTCCTTCCCAGGACAGATGTTCACTGCTGCTGCCGCATCATTACGACCCTGAGTCTGACTCACCGTCACATGCTGCCCGATGCAACTCGTCAATCCATCCACTCCTATGGTTTGAACTGACGCGTAAAGGCAGGGACGTACTGCTGGTGATGGGAACTCTCTGGGACGCGTTGGCGCATGAAGAACGAGCTTCTGGTGGCTCACGGGAACAGAAAGGATGCAGGAGATAACCAGTCTTTAagttttcgatttttttttggacaatatgtgtttgtgttgttttctgatgtgtttgttttgattggAATACGGACAGCTATAATTTGGCAGGTGATATGTAGCTTACAAATGTACAGCatttcatttgctttttaacACTCTTCCTTTGGACACGTACTTAAGGGGTACTTCAAAGTGCGTGTTGCAGATGAAGTGGATGATTTGGATCGACCTCAAATAGCCTCATGTTTGTGTTAGAGTGTGAAGAGGACTAAATGTTGGCTGGAGATTCTCGGATGTTTTCTGTCAGCTCCGAATTTTAACTTGTTTCACCGTCAAAGAAAACAATTACGCGCAAGAACATCTGGTTTTACGCACGCCTGCCACGCGCAGCCACCCGAACCCGAGACAAAGATGACGGCAGGATAGTGCAGCAACAAGGGGAATGAGGTGTCCCAGACCCGGGGTGACTTCAGCAGTCAGGGGCACGAGTGGCCCCGTGAATAACCGCGCGGCTACAGCATGCCATCTTGGCCCAATCACTCGGAGTGCCTCTCCCATAACTGCAGCTGGGAGGAGACCCACAACGCCACTATCCTGAACCCTACCCAGCCTCCTCTCAATTACTATTCAATTCCTCTCCTCACGGCCATCACCATCGCCTGCACGCTGCTGTTCCTGGTAGGGGTGGTCGGGAACGTCATGACCATTTTGGTGGTCAGCAAGTACCGGGACATGCGCACCACCACCAATTTGTACCTGTGCAGCATGGCGGTGTCAGACCTGCTCATCTTCCTCTGTATGCCACTGGACCTCTACCGCATGTGGCGGTACCGGCCCTGGCGTTTTGGGGACGCGCTCTGCAAACTCTTTCAGTTCGTATCAGAGTCGTGCACGTACTCCACCATCCTCAGCATCACCGCGCTGTCAGTGGAGCGCTATCTGGCGATCTGTTTCCCGCTGCGCGCAAAGGCGCTAGTGACCAAAAGGCGAGTACGCGCTTTAATACTTCTTCTCTGGACAGTCTCCCTTTTGAGCGCCGGCCCTGTGTTTGTTATGGTGGGAGTAGAACGGGACAGCATGGGACCACCACCAAACTTCAGCTCGTGGATGAACGAGACTGGCTGGTACTTGGAGACTGGTGACACCAGGGAGTGTAAGATGACGCATTACGCAGTGGAGTCGGGCCTGATGGGAGCCATGGTGTGGCTGAGCTCCGTTTTCTTCTTCATGCCAGTCTTCTGTCTGACGGTTCTCTACAGCCTCATAGGGCGCCGGCTGTGGCAGAGACACAGGGAGACAAACATGAGCTCCCGTGTAGCTCACAGGGACAAAAGCAACAGACAGACCATCAAGATGCTGGGTGAGTTGGAGAGATTGTAAATCATTTACCTTTAAACTTTGTTATATACAGCAATATATTATCTAAAGTTAACATAAGTTAATTTGCAGTGTATTTCATCCACAACAATGTCTGCATCCACTtacttctttctttcctcttcttcctccagtGGTGGTTGTTCTGGCCTTCGTCCTGTGCTGGTTACCGTTCCATGTGGGTCGGTACCTGCAGTTCCGCTCCCTGGACGCTCCATCCCCGCTGCTGTCGGTGTTGTCCGAGTACTGCAGCTTGGTGTCCGTGGTTCTCTTCTACCTGAGTGCCGCCATCAACCCCATCCTCTACAACACCATGTCCTGGAAATACCGGGGCGCAGCGGCGCGCCTCTTCGGCCTGACCGACAGCCATCCGGCACGAGGACGCACAGCCAGCACCGTGAAGGGAGACGTTTCCAACGGCTGGACGGAGTCCACAGTCAGCTTCTAAACGCACGACTGTCAACATGTCTGGATGTAATGAGTCAAGCTATCAGTCATATGTTGAGAATACTCACCTAAAAGCCATTATTTCTGTCAGGGCGAGTTCATAACTGCTGAGAGCACCAGCCTTTAcctgactgaaaacaaaagtgaTGAGAAAAATACGATCCACATAAGTTCAACAGGCATAAATAAAACTTCTtcttaatattgtttttttttatccttacTAATATTATAGCCTAgaagttcattttctgtttatttcagcAAGTGCCACATATCATTCATACAACACAATCAGCAACATTTGAGAAACATGACTGGTGGAGTGCAAAATACATATTGATCCAAAAGTGAATATCAGGAGTGTGCATGCCAGTGTACATGCACATATATAAATGTCACAGACATCTATAAATGCCTTATATTGTATTCGTATTCTGGATGACAAAGAAAGCACTGTAGAATTTGTGGCACTGCTCTGTACTCCTTCAGAGAGGGACAGaggtgcagtgtgtgtgtctgtgtggaagAGACATTTGTATGTGTGTAGTATGCTTTTGGGTGTGATTCCTGTGACTAGCTGAGAGACTGTCTGAAGATGTATACTACGTTACGGTTGTCAGTTACGTTCAGTGCCCTGTTTCTTGGAAATTCAAGTCCATGTTGTGATGATGCTGCCAACAAGGGTCAGTGGACAGTCcctgaaatgaagaaaacatgcttttatATCCACGCTCTGCACAGCAGTGGTTTATTTTCAGTGACTGGGAGACAGCATTTCCAGAATATGTGCCTGTCACTTGATTTTTGTGTTTAGATATCACTGATAAACGAGCAACAATGTTCAATCTGCGTTCCTCTTGATATGTCATTAGAAATGTGCATGAAGATCACTAAATTTTCATGGGTCACTGTGTACAGATGTGCAGAGCTTTTATGAAGTGTCAGTCTGGTGGGTGGGACAAAGCTAGCTGATGAATGCTACCTTATAAATGAACATGCCAGTGGCCATAAACACTTGAGCTGTCTGAGTCTTGTGAGCTGTGCACCACTGAAAcactgttgactttttttttagcaccaAAGCCATCAGGTGTACTGATGTTGATTACATTCATTCAACAAACACTACAGGACCTTATTTCTTATTACAATGTgccaaatctgtggatccagtcATACTCATATGTAGCAGCTTTTTGTTAAGTCATTGTCAGATTTGTCAAGATTTTTTATGCTTTGTGCATTAGCTGTCCTATTACTACACTTATCTCTGGCACAAATTGTTTATTACTCCCAAAAATGAACAGTCAGACCGAGTTCTGTACTAGTTAAATAAAACACGCACAATTTAAATTGTATAATGTAAGTCTTATTTGTCTTGTCTATTAATTTTCTACGCATAGAAGTTAAAAGTTTTCATGGGTGACAAGGCCAGGATGACTTCGGCACAAGGCCAACAGGGTTAAAGCAAAGGTCTACGGTTGGAAAACAAGTATGACAAGTGGGTATGGGGCCcaatttggaatattttgtcccCTCTGTCCATGAGCCCTAATGGCTGGCCTGTTTAAAACAGCACATAAAAGCATGTGAACTGAAATAGAAGCACTCTAAATGTGCCCAATCCTGACCAAAATGTCACACCAAGAACACTTTTCAACACTATCTTATCTCCCTTAAGAGTgcattaaataaagcaaaagatGGAAATATAAAGGTGAATGAATTTTGTAAAGTGTGTCATGCGGCCTTCGGGTCAAAGATGATCAGTGAACTATCCGTAAGTGACGTCATTCttatgttattttgtaaatagCTGCTCTGTAATGCTTTACACTTAGATCATTTCAACAGTCCAAATCACCGCAGCAGCCTCCCAAAAATCTTCACTGGATTTAAAACACAGCCTCCTGGCTCTGAAGAATGTATCTCTGTCAACTGAATGTTTCTGACTGTAAATACTGATAACcttacaaattatttattaatgtacAGGACGTATACTGATTAAAAGAGTAAAAACTGATTCctattttcttcttttggaAAATGTCTGTGAATATCTGCAGTTGGTTAATGTATCTGTCAATGATAAAGTCCTGtaaagataataaaaaagaaaaaactcactttttcttagttttttcttttgtaaacaatatttttattccTTGTGTAAGCTGGCACACACTTTACAGTCAAGTAACTGCTTGTCCTAAACATATGAAAAGCAAATTGCAATCAGGTTGGCGAAGCGCCAACTTAACACCGCCTTTCCACCCACATCAAACATCGCTGATGCAAACACTGTCCAGAGCGGCTTCAGAGACACACACCACACCTCAACAGGGCCTGTAATCTTTCCCCCATCTGACCCTGCTGTATCTGTTATGTAATGCTAGTCTCAGTAGGGTGCAGTACCAGTCACTGGATTGTAATTTTAACACAGACGCACAGCGGTTTGTTCTCCGTCATCTCAGCTGGAATTTGGTGGCCACCAGGCAAAGCATCAGTCTATCACTTCAGACAGCTTCAAAGACAGCAGGCGCTGTTGATATCAAGCACAGCTTAAAGGAGCCTTCAGTGACTTCTGAGTTCACCCCAGGTACATGATCAAAACACCTAAAGAGGTCGCAAAACCTTTTCAGGGCAATAAGTTCAGCAGCTTGGCTGAGAACATTGGGATGATTATGAAATCTAAAGGTAATGAAGGAGACAGCGTGTCTAAACTGAAGTTGGGCTGGTATCTCATAGTATATGGACTGGATGGTAAGTGATGAGAAGAAGAcatgtaaaaggaaaaaaacagcagtgagGACAAGATGTccaaatacaaaataatttgCAATGGAAATataagcaataaaacaaaaggTGAACGGCAAGTGGTTCAATCAGTGAGTCAGACTCCATGAGAGGTAATTTAAATGTAGGCTGTCGAGTAGAGAGTGGACTTTAGACAAACAGGAAGAGGTGGAAATAAAGAAGAGTGTAGATCTATCTCCATCTTTATCACATACTTTTATATGGCTGGTACTAGTTAAGAGTTGCTGGTGTACAAACACAG is a window from the Amphiprion ocellaris isolate individual 3 ecotype Okinawa chromosome 20, ASM2253959v1, whole genome shotgun sequence genome containing:
- the ghsra gene encoding LOW QUALITY PROTEIN: growth hormone secretagogue receptor a (The sequence of the model RefSeq protein was modified relative to this genomic sequence to represent the inferred CDS: deleted 2 bases in 1 codon), which codes for MRCPRPGVTSAVRGTSGPVNNRGYSMPSWPNHSECLSHNCSWEETHNATILNPTQPPLNYYSIPLLTAITIACTLLFLVGVVGNVMTILVVSKYRDMRTTTNLYLCSMAVSDLLIFLCMPLDLYRMWRYRPWRFGDALCKLFQFVSESCTYSTILSITALSVERYLAICFPLRAKALVTKRRVRALILLLWTVSLLSAGPVFVMVGVERDSMGPPPNFSSWMNETGWYLETGDTRECKMTHYAVESGLMGAMVWLSSVFFFMPVFCLTVLYSLIGRRLWQRHRETNMSSRVAHRDKSNRQTIKMLVVVVLAFVLCWLPFHVGRYLQFRSLDAPSPLLSVLSEYCSLVSVVLFYLSAAINPILYNTMSWKYRGAAARLFGLTDSHPARGRTASTVKGDVSNGWTESTVSF